In Synechococcus sp. KORDI-52, one genomic interval encodes:
- a CDS encoding radical SAM/SPASM domain-containing protein, giving the protein MKTASISKNTHSILRLELTNQCNFKCSYCFCAEQISSKNGTYLSTKKARQLIDQASEMGVRRYILIGGEPLMHPDVLEIISYITGKKGYSSLVTNGSLLMGNKGEQMIQDLADAGLRYIAISLDGIKGHDPVRVGAVNHKLADIAIKAKKYLRTIIISVVNEHNIEHLDAMYDFVKENRLEWKINTHMHTPDALEIGEQQSIQNYDNLFKAYRNLLERHFNDGQIIGLDIGGVHHNYEKTALDMHEFTEVSHPCDYRKGTININPKGELTICPLLTKPLANTEEYDHLSQACAKVESEVDFYSIRSGALSHCRQCKYFSLCGGGCRAHAGLYDTQMSPDPMKCLTMPRWEKHILPLLPEDIQAAKRKLISEHGHPPFYSGRKMPTRHHSI; this is encoded by the coding sequence ATGAAGACAGCGTCAATTAGCAAAAATACACATTCTATTCTTCGCCTTGAGCTCACAAATCAATGTAACTTCAAATGCTCATACTGCTTCTGTGCTGAACAAATTAGCAGCAAGAATGGCACTTATCTATCCACAAAAAAAGCCAGACAACTGATCGATCAAGCATCTGAAATGGGAGTAAGAAGATACATTCTTATTGGTGGAGAACCACTAATGCATCCTGATGTCCTAGAAATTATCTCATACATCACAGGCAAGAAAGGCTATAGCAGTCTGGTGACCAATGGCTCTCTTCTTATGGGCAATAAGGGAGAGCAGATGATTCAAGATTTGGCAGATGCAGGATTACGCTATATCGCCATAAGCCTTGATGGAATCAAGGGACATGACCCCGTAAGAGTGGGAGCCGTTAATCACAAATTAGCCGACATCGCTATCAAAGCCAAGAAATACCTTCGGACAATAATTATCAGCGTCGTCAACGAGCACAATATTGAGCATCTAGACGCAATGTACGATTTTGTCAAAGAAAATAGGCTTGAATGGAAAATCAACACCCACATGCATACACCAGATGCTCTTGAAATTGGAGAGCAGCAATCAATCCAAAATTACGACAACCTTTTCAAGGCCTATCGAAACCTCTTAGAGCGACACTTTAATGACGGACAAATCATAGGTCTAGATATAGGAGGAGTTCATCATAACTATGAAAAAACAGCTCTTGACATGCATGAATTTACAGAAGTATCTCATCCCTGTGACTACAGAAAGGGAACAATAAATATCAATCCAAAAGGGGAGCTTACAATATGTCCTCTGCTGACAAAACCATTAGCTAATACAGAAGAATACGACCACCTCAGCCAGGCCTGTGCCAAAGTAGAATCAGAAGTAGATTTCTACTCAATCCGCTCAGGTGCACTAAGTCACTGTCGTCAGTGCAAGTACTTTTCATTATGTGGTGGTGGATGTAGGGCTCATGCCGGTCTTTATGACACACAGATGAGTCCAGACCCAATGAAATGCCTAACGATGCCGCGGTGGGAAAAACATATTCTGCCCCTTCTTCCCGAAGACATACAGGCAGCCAAGAGAAAACTGATCAGTGAGCATGGCCACCCCCCGTTCTACTCAGGCAGAAAAATGCCAACTCGTCATCATTCTATCTAA
- a CDS encoding Nif11-like leader peptide family natural product precursor translates to MSLTAVIDFMRAVKITPLLGDQVKTARERASQRCQGGFDDEYLDQLVKLAEQAGYKISVKELRQVPGFLPVNDPN, encoded by the coding sequence ATGTCTCTAACTGCTGTTATTGATTTTATGAGAGCAGTTAAAATTACCCCTCTTCTGGGTGATCAGGTTAAAACGGCACGTGAACGGGCCTCACAGCGTTGCCAGGGTGGGTTTGATGATGAGTATCTAGATCAGTTGGTCAAACTAGCAGAACAAGCTGGATATAAAATTTCAGTCAAAGAACTCAGGCAAGTACCTGGATTCTTGCCTGTGAATGACCCGAATTAA
- a CDS encoding radical SAM/SPASM domain-containing protein — protein MPTPLQSIKQNFSAKEEALKTSKVFAIPVGKNWLLHAPLHDFNALLTDEDIQEIKGGKINTQDPQLAIINQLIHQEPHLKPKQKKGELNDDFLVFVTTRGCNLQCTYCHFDGPTSPQNSLDIQRAKEIIKWTVKRRSQRKRETKKDQPLKIHFFGGEPFTTFELIKEIVEFSNKECLKHNIQPFYMATTNGVLSESMREWISENFHKIILSIDGEQDEHDLHRPINKDHGSYQAVAKSADYFSKSKLELHIRGCITSETVHKMKSIASNMIERWRPSSIKFEPLTENTLTVLASIYPPSPIDFARNWHQTFLHLRGTGVDFAYTPINPGEPRLTSCLVGDDAIVVHPDGSLNACYLSPNDWEAHDMDLKIGEIRSNGVVSIKESNVESIRELVTKKGKCEDCFCRYSCAGGCHVTHTHKGSEYKYDDFCIGTRLITASLLLEAIGRPDLIQSTLEDTYYSDDSPKTPQGDKLITING, from the coding sequence ATGCCCACACCATTACAATCAATCAAACAAAACTTCTCCGCAAAAGAAGAAGCACTCAAGACCAGCAAAGTATTTGCAATACCAGTCGGAAAAAACTGGCTACTCCATGCACCACTTCATGACTTTAATGCACTTCTTACAGACGAGGATATACAAGAAATAAAAGGGGGGAAAATCAACACACAAGATCCCCAACTAGCTATTATCAATCAATTAATACACCAGGAACCACACCTCAAACCAAAGCAAAAAAAAGGAGAGCTCAATGACGACTTTTTAGTCTTTGTCACAACGAGAGGATGCAACCTACAATGCACTTATTGTCATTTTGATGGACCAACCTCTCCACAAAATAGCCTGGACATACAAAGAGCAAAAGAGATTATCAAATGGACGGTCAAAAGGCGGTCGCAACGTAAGCGGGAGACCAAGAAAGATCAGCCATTAAAAATTCACTTTTTTGGTGGAGAGCCATTTACAACATTTGAGCTGATCAAAGAGATCGTTGAATTTTCAAACAAAGAGTGTTTAAAGCACAATATACAGCCATTTTATATGGCCACAACGAATGGAGTATTATCCGAATCTATGCGAGAGTGGATATCAGAAAATTTTCATAAGATCATCCTATCCATTGATGGAGAACAAGACGAACATGACCTGCATAGACCTATCAATAAAGATCATGGAAGCTATCAGGCAGTAGCCAAAAGCGCAGACTACTTCTCCAAGAGTAAGCTAGAGCTGCATATTCGAGGATGTATCACATCAGAGACAGTCCATAAGATGAAATCAATAGCTTCTAATATGATAGAAAGATGGCGGCCATCAAGCATTAAATTTGAGCCGCTAACTGAAAACACATTAACAGTACTTGCGTCAATTTACCCTCCAAGTCCAATTGATTTTGCCCGTAATTGGCATCAAACTTTTCTACACCTTAGGGGTACTGGCGTTGACTTTGCCTACACTCCGATTAATCCAGGGGAACCACGATTAACATCATGCTTGGTTGGAGATGATGCAATCGTTGTTCACCCTGATGGGTCTCTTAATGCATGCTATTTATCTCCAAATGACTGGGAAGCCCACGACATGGATTTAAAGATAGGTGAAATACGGTCCAATGGGGTGGTATCAATCAAAGAGTCCAATGTTGAGTCAATACGTGAACTTGTCACCAAAAAAGGAAAATGTGAAGACTGCTTTTGCCGGTACTCCTGTGCTGGAGGGTGCCACGTAACGCATACCCATAAGGGCTCAGAGTATAAATATGACGACTTTTGCATCGGAACAAGGCTGATAACAGCTTCTTTATTGCTGGAGGCAATCGGGAGACCTGACTTAATTCAATCTACCTTGGAAGACACATACTATTCTGATGATTCACCAAAGACACCACAAGGGGACAAATTAATAACCATCAATGGGTAA
- a CDS encoding radical SAM family RiPP maturation amino acid epimerase, with protein sequence MTSKTQPWEVKRFLELFTADPEFREKAVQSPNNIISRYGIQLVPSEIQDLWQESQSRLFDRRTDTSINYTNWCTKRRQNAYHWLQKLDTDLPSSFRHWRNRQANRYAGQAADGFARRKRLLPFAIELSEGCSIGCQYCGLSAPKLKSVARYERNNNGTIFNSIIQSLKNYIGEAGATGFLYWATDPFDNPDYEKYIQSFNREFGIPPQTTTAAWVKNIDRTRQFIELRETMGGTWDRLSINSLKELHIIMQEFSAIELKDIDLVLQNPESLKTKSCAGRAKDLSINTQLGSIACVSGFLINLSQRNIKLISPCIDFERWPQGYAVYAETELDDPIKQIQEFFEHCEKTIFNESLDIEKILSLREEIYITNHEGQLNLKTQYANIIVKDKIEKEIVSRINGTLSVSEIVSEISKTNEINPGLVLHAANTLYEKGIFEKLPNPPLLQYA encoded by the coding sequence ATGACATCTAAAACGCAGCCCTGGGAAGTCAAAAGGTTTTTGGAGCTTTTCACCGCCGATCCGGAATTCAGAGAGAAAGCAGTCCAAAGCCCGAATAACATCATCAGTCGCTATGGAATTCAACTCGTACCTTCAGAGATCCAAGACCTCTGGCAAGAATCCCAAAGCAGACTTTTTGACAGACGAACAGATACATCTATAAATTACACAAATTGGTGCACAAAGCGACGGCAAAATGCTTACCATTGGCTACAGAAGCTAGACACAGACTTACCCTCTTCGTTTCGCCACTGGCGAAACAGACAAGCCAATCGTTATGCCGGACAAGCCGCCGATGGGTTTGCCAGAAGGAAAAGACTCCTTCCATTCGCGATTGAACTATCCGAAGGTTGCTCTATAGGATGCCAATACTGCGGCCTTTCAGCTCCCAAACTGAAATCAGTCGCACGATATGAGAGGAATAACAACGGAACAATCTTCAATTCAATCATACAAAGTCTTAAAAACTATATAGGGGAAGCCGGAGCCACAGGTTTTTTGTATTGGGCCACAGATCCCTTTGATAATCCCGATTACGAAAAATATATTCAGTCATTCAATAGAGAATTTGGAATTCCACCCCAAACAACAACTGCCGCGTGGGTGAAAAACATAGATCGCACCCGGCAATTTATAGAATTGAGAGAAACAATGGGGGGCACCTGGGACCGTCTCTCAATTAATAGCCTCAAAGAACTTCATATAATCATGCAAGAGTTCAGTGCCATAGAACTCAAGGATATCGACCTTGTGCTGCAAAATCCTGAGTCACTGAAGACAAAAAGCTGCGCTGGTAGGGCGAAAGATTTATCAATCAATACTCAACTAGGCTCCATCGCCTGTGTCTCTGGATTTTTGATCAACTTGTCGCAAAGAAACATCAAGTTAATTAGCCCATGCATAGACTTTGAGAGATGGCCTCAAGGCTATGCCGTTTACGCTGAGACAGAGCTAGATGACCCCATTAAACAAATCCAAGAATTCTTTGAACATTGCGAGAAAACAATCTTCAACGAAAGCCTAGATATCGAAAAGATATTATCACTAAGGGAAGAAATCTATATCACCAATCACGAAGGGCAGCTCAACCTGAAAACACAATACGCGAACATAATTGTAAAAGACAAAATCGAAAAAGAGATCGTATCAAGAATTAATGGAACATTGTCAGTTTCAGAAATAGTCTCAGAAATCTCTAAGACAAACGAAATCAACCCAGGACTTGTGTTGCATGCAGCAAACACGCTTTACGAGAAAGGGATTTTTGAGAAATTACCCAACCCACCACTTTTGCAATATGCATAG
- a CDS encoding NHLP family bacteriocin export ABC transporter peptidase/permease/ATPase subunit, which produces MVNTPTVLQMENTECGAASLSIVLQHYGRYVPLAQLRELCGVSRDGSDAANLILAARSLGLDAKGFKKGIAALEKINLPAILFWEFNHFLVFEGFRGDRVALNDPALGPRTVSREEFDRSYTGIVLTMEPGPEFQRGGRAPSPWPIVWRRLSSEPMGALFILIAGLLLILPQLVMPVFAQIYLDEVIGNAMNHWLKPMLWSMALTIGLQVVLQHLQLVGTRSLEKRLTRRFAIGFEHQILALPERFYSQRHASDIASRMDINTTIAEFIGGKLIPMATGLVLLVFYLILTFLYSPWLGILILTTTAINALVVQRNLRTQKDASIALQKDEAKSGAVVVGAMRDIETIKAAALEHDVFRRFAGYQSRLLNTLQALQLRNASLRLIPNGLTTFNEVAVLLLGFLLVIRGDLTLGMLLAAQTIAFSLKGQIESLIEFIQQLPGFEAGVLRLEDVLEQPRDPLLDHPSRTNANRAPTRMSGKIEIDDLRFGFTAIQEPLIDGLSLTIQPGMRVALVGGSGSGKSTLAKLLAGLHQPTGGTIRFDGHTLLELPRSVAVASLAMVQQEIQLFGCSVRDNLSLWNRTISDTTLQDACRDAEVLEVVRGLPDGLDTQLSEGGRNLSGGQRQRLEIARALVSNPSILIMDEATSALDAETERKLIANLARRGCTQIIVAHRLSTIRDADLILVMDQGKVIQQGSHKQLAGEPSGPYMQLLNITG; this is translated from the coding sequence ATGGTGAATACGCCCACCGTGCTGCAGATGGAGAACACCGAATGCGGTGCCGCCTCCTTGAGCATCGTTCTGCAGCATTACGGGCGCTATGTCCCCCTCGCCCAACTGCGAGAACTCTGCGGCGTCTCCCGCGATGGCAGTGACGCCGCCAATCTGATCCTCGCGGCCCGCAGCCTGGGCCTCGACGCCAAAGGATTCAAAAAGGGCATCGCCGCGCTGGAGAAGATCAACCTCCCGGCGATTCTGTTCTGGGAGTTCAATCACTTCCTGGTGTTCGAGGGCTTTCGCGGTGATCGGGTAGCCCTCAACGACCCCGCCCTGGGGCCACGCACGGTGAGCCGTGAGGAGTTCGATCGCAGTTACACCGGCATCGTGCTGACGATGGAACCAGGGCCGGAGTTCCAACGGGGTGGCCGTGCACCGTCGCCGTGGCCCATCGTGTGGCGTCGATTGAGCAGCGAGCCGATGGGAGCGCTGTTCATCCTGATCGCCGGCCTGCTGTTGATCCTTCCCCAGCTGGTGATGCCGGTGTTCGCCCAGATCTACCTGGACGAAGTGATCGGCAATGCCATGAACCACTGGCTCAAGCCCATGCTTTGGTCCATGGCCCTGACCATCGGCCTGCAAGTGGTGCTGCAGCATCTGCAGCTGGTGGGAACCCGCAGCCTGGAGAAAAGGCTGACCCGCCGCTTCGCCATCGGCTTTGAGCATCAGATCCTCGCCCTACCCGAACGCTTCTACAGCCAACGTCATGCGTCCGACATCGCTAGTCGGATGGACATCAACACCACTATTGCCGAATTCATCGGCGGCAAGCTGATCCCCATGGCGACAGGGCTGGTGCTTTTGGTCTTCTACCTGATCCTCACCTTCCTCTACAGCCCATGGCTAGGGATATTGATCCTCACCACCACCGCCATCAATGCGCTTGTGGTGCAGCGCAACTTGCGCACCCAGAAAGATGCCAGCATTGCCCTGCAGAAGGATGAGGCTAAAAGCGGCGCGGTGGTGGTGGGCGCCATGCGCGATATCGAAACAATCAAGGCCGCCGCCCTGGAACACGATGTGTTCCGCCGCTTTGCCGGCTATCAGAGCCGTTTGCTCAACACCCTGCAAGCCCTGCAGTTGCGCAATGCCAGCCTGCGCCTGATCCCCAACGGACTTACCACCTTCAACGAAGTGGCCGTTCTTCTGCTGGGATTCCTGCTGGTCATCCGAGGCGATCTCACCCTGGGCATGTTGCTAGCCGCCCAAACCATTGCCTTCAGCCTCAAAGGTCAAATCGAAAGCTTGATCGAGTTCATACAGCAACTACCCGGTTTTGAAGCAGGCGTTCTGCGCCTGGAAGACGTTCTCGAGCAACCCCGCGATCCTCTGCTCGATCACCCGAGCAGAACCAATGCCAACAGAGCACCAACACGCATGAGCGGCAAGATCGAAATTGACGATCTGCGCTTTGGCTTCACCGCGATTCAGGAACCATTGATCGACGGGCTGTCGCTGACCATTCAACCCGGCATGCGCGTTGCCCTGGTGGGGGGCAGCGGGAGCGGCAAAAGCACTTTGGCCAAATTGCTGGCCGGCCTCCATCAACCCACGGGTGGCACTATCCGATTCGATGGCCACACCCTGCTGGAGCTTCCGCGCTCCGTGGCGGTGGCCTCGCTGGCGATGGTCCAACAAGAGATTCAGCTGTTTGGCTGCAGCGTGCGCGATAACCTCAGCCTCTGGAACCGGACCATCAGCGACACAACGCTGCAAGATGCCTGCCGTGATGCGGAGGTGCTGGAGGTGGTGCGGGGACTGCCGGACGGCCTCGATACCCAACTCAGCGAAGGCGGCCGCAACCTCTCCGGCGGGCAACGCCAGCGCCTGGAAATAGCCCGAGCCCTAGTGAGCAATCCCAGCATTCTGATCATGGATGAGGCCACATCTGCCCTGGATGCCGAAACAGAACGCAAACTGATCGCGAACCTCGCCAGGCGAGGCTGCACCCAAATCATTGTGGCCCACCGCTTGAGCACCATCCGTGACGCCGATCTCATATTGGTGATGGATCAAGGCAAAGTAATTCAACAAGGAAGCCACAAACAACTCGCAGGGGAACCATCAGGCCCATACATGCAATTACTGAACATTACGGGCTAA
- a CDS encoding HlyD family efflux transporter periplasmic adaptor subunit gives MSLFRKNALDALSSPEQLDQPLRLLRPGQWLLLLSLGGFCITIAVWSVFGRLPVRISGKGVLIRTNSLTVVQSETAGRLLELNNDIGDCVKRGQLMARIDPVNQEVSKQEARLQLQQLIDQDQEEDRLGAIRIRQQKAEIARIRNLVKSGAISLDQLSQREKELSSLVDSLEARDGQREQQIQQQRARINARDEEIKRIAQIRAPIDGCVVDRNVHRGEVLQAGSPVFTLDAQNGQEPLESLAFFPAGDGKRLNVGLRVRISPTSTKQQRHGGIDGVVLSIRQLPVDDTALTKRLGLESLLEAVRTEPKGPLIEVKTSLKADPNTISGYDWGGGPGPALQLSAGTPTDVRVLVEERRPISYVIPILRDLTGIF, from the coding sequence ATGAGCCTGTTTCGCAAGAACGCACTGGATGCCCTCTCCAGTCCGGAACAACTGGATCAACCCCTGCGGCTCCTGCGGCCCGGGCAATGGCTACTGCTCCTATCCCTTGGAGGGTTCTGCATCACCATCGCCGTCTGGTCGGTGTTTGGCCGGCTGCCTGTGCGCATCAGCGGCAAGGGCGTGCTGATTCGCACCAACAGCCTCACGGTGGTGCAGAGCGAAACTGCCGGGCGCCTGCTGGAGCTGAACAACGACATTGGTGACTGCGTGAAACGCGGCCAATTGATGGCTCGGATCGACCCGGTAAACCAGGAGGTGAGCAAACAGGAAGCGAGGCTGCAGCTACAGCAACTGATCGATCAAGACCAAGAGGAAGATCGGCTCGGTGCCATCCGCATCCGTCAGCAAAAGGCGGAAATCGCCCGGATCCGCAACCTGGTGAAGTCTGGGGCCATCTCCCTTGATCAACTGAGCCAGCGCGAGAAAGAGCTGAGCAGCCTGGTGGATTCCCTCGAAGCGCGGGATGGCCAACGGGAGCAGCAAATCCAGCAGCAACGGGCGCGCATCAACGCCCGTGATGAGGAGATCAAGCGCATCGCTCAGATCCGCGCCCCAATCGATGGTTGCGTGGTCGACCGCAATGTGCACCGCGGGGAAGTGCTCCAAGCCGGCAGCCCGGTGTTCACCCTGGATGCTCAAAACGGCCAAGAGCCCCTGGAGAGCCTGGCCTTCTTCCCGGCAGGGGATGGCAAACGCCTTAACGTGGGCCTGCGGGTGCGCATCAGCCCCACGAGCACCAAACAGCAACGCCATGGCGGCATCGACGGTGTGGTGCTGTCGATTCGCCAACTACCGGTGGATGACACCGCCCTGACGAAACGGCTCGGCCTCGAATCACTGCTGGAAGCGGTGCGCACCGAGCCGAAGGGCCCCCTGATCGAAGTCAAAACCTCCCTAAAGGCCGACCCGAACACCATCAGCGGTTACGACTGGGGTGGTGGCCCGGGCCCGGCGCTGCAGCTGAGTGCCGGTACCCCCACGGACGTGCGCGTGCTGGTGGAAGAACGCAGACCAATCAGCTACGTGATTCCAATTCTGCGGGATCTGACAGGAATCTTCTGA
- a CDS encoding ATP-binding cassette domain-containing protein, with protein MNWEAGSEHDWPTTPFQVVDGDLLLEVSGNHSFGVLRLDRTHLYPGLSASEDAPIRLSLRAIQTTRLEHVPGGECGEGLIWLDAQISQDLGIPASAAPSSTQLIHKLAQLHAKAEQHHRAVVNAHQPLNAASEWQLFQTMEQSNGDSAAEAGDPTAHPQDHYVDPVLRALQLVSGDQGPLLPMAPRLETQDQRQRLQQLLDRTDLFCRDVLIHPEDLQQDCGDLIGFLNGSEAKDSDVVVLQSTRKGYRAWQPSRMAEPEPLEQCSAWLNNLSPRMVSISPAFRPQDLTTIGLLRFAYGQPRQTTRFVIGGLLLGVVIGFLLAIGREVGAARWIFGMGITGLLTGTCLGVLSGGFRLGVGVMLLSTLLSLLTPTFNTVITNQALPDRDLGLLLQISLILMAAGITRVSFEWVQSRALQLSQQRGAARSQLAGMHRLLRLPTDFFRQRNVGDLQLRFGALDELRGEIQQLLEGGLLRVVLTSLYILFMLRISVKLTALALVVAALILVPTALIGWQARPLQRHQEEAEGQAQSRNLELIGSVAKLRLAGAETGAARWWGEEFQKIVALENALDAKEATAALLRAVMPNLGTLLVYVVITRLIAEAASSPSLRAPNVGQLLGFFSAFGTFIGAAAGFAGLLIGALDMPVIYERAKPILETATETAERKDEAAPLNGHIQLDRISYRYAPELPLVLDGVSLEARAGEQVAIVGPSGSGKSTLVRLLLGFASPEDGAIRFDGQPLNGLRLDSVRRQIGTVLQTNSLFTGTLMEAIAGGAMITEQEAWHAAELAGLADEIQAMPMGLQTMVPEGGGTLSGGQRQRVAIARALVRRPRILIFDEATSALDNRTQAIVTESLQSLAITRIVIAHRLSTIRQADHIVVLDHGQVQEQGTCKTLMQNQGLFFRMMERQIT; from the coding sequence ATGAACTGGGAGGCCGGCAGCGAACACGACTGGCCCACGACGCCGTTTCAGGTCGTCGACGGCGACCTGCTGTTGGAGGTCAGCGGCAACCACAGCTTCGGGGTGCTGCGCCTGGATCGCACCCATCTCTATCCAGGGCTCTCTGCCTCGGAGGATGCACCGATTCGACTGAGCCTGCGAGCCATCCAGACGACGCGGCTGGAGCACGTGCCAGGAGGAGAGTGCGGTGAGGGGCTGATCTGGCTGGATGCCCAAATCAGCCAAGACCTGGGCATCCCCGCATCAGCCGCCCCGAGCAGTACCCAGCTCATCCACAAACTCGCCCAGCTGCATGCCAAGGCTGAGCAGCATCACCGAGCGGTGGTGAACGCCCACCAACCCCTGAATGCAGCCAGTGAATGGCAACTGTTCCAGACCATGGAACAGAGCAACGGCGATAGCGCCGCAGAGGCGGGTGACCCGACAGCCCACCCACAGGACCACTACGTCGATCCTGTGCTGCGGGCGCTGCAGTTGGTCAGCGGAGATCAAGGGCCCCTCCTACCCATGGCACCCCGCCTGGAGACCCAGGATCAACGCCAACGGCTGCAACAGCTGCTGGACCGCACCGATCTGTTCTGCCGGGATGTGCTGATTCATCCGGAGGATCTCCAGCAGGACTGTGGCGATCTGATCGGTTTTCTCAACGGAAGCGAAGCCAAAGACAGCGACGTGGTGGTGCTCCAATCCACCCGCAAGGGGTATCGAGCCTGGCAGCCGAGCCGCATGGCCGAACCCGAACCCCTGGAGCAGTGTTCGGCCTGGCTGAACAACCTGTCACCACGGATGGTGAGCATCAGCCCCGCCTTCCGCCCCCAAGACCTCACCACCATTGGCCTACTGCGGTTTGCCTACGGCCAACCCCGCCAAACCACACGCTTTGTAATCGGCGGGCTGCTGCTGGGCGTCGTGATCGGTTTCCTGCTGGCCATCGGCCGTGAAGTGGGAGCAGCCCGTTGGATCTTCGGGATGGGTATCACTGGACTGCTGACAGGCACCTGCCTCGGCGTGCTGAGTGGAGGATTCCGGCTCGGTGTGGGCGTGATGCTGCTCTCCACGCTGCTGTCATTGCTGACGCCCACCTTCAATACGGTGATCACCAACCAAGCCCTGCCGGATCGCGACCTGGGCCTGTTGCTGCAGATCAGCCTGATCCTGATGGCCGCCGGCATCACACGGGTGTCCTTCGAGTGGGTGCAGAGCCGAGCCCTGCAGCTCAGCCAGCAACGGGGAGCTGCCCGCTCACAGCTGGCAGGCATGCACCGCCTGCTGCGGCTCCCCACAGACTTCTTTCGCCAACGCAATGTCGGCGATCTGCAACTGCGCTTCGGTGCCCTGGACGAACTGCGCGGTGAAATTCAGCAACTGCTGGAGGGCGGACTGTTGAGGGTTGTGCTCACCAGCCTCTACATCCTGTTCATGCTGCGCATCAGCGTGAAACTCACCGCCCTTGCCCTGGTGGTGGCAGCCCTGATCCTGGTGCCCACCGCTCTTATCGGCTGGCAAGCCCGCCCGCTGCAACGCCACCAGGAAGAAGCCGAAGGGCAGGCCCAAAGCCGCAATCTGGAGTTGATCGGTTCGGTAGCCAAACTGCGCCTCGCTGGTGCGGAAACTGGCGCCGCCCGTTGGTGGGGCGAAGAGTTTCAAAAGATCGTTGCGCTGGAAAACGCCCTCGATGCCAAAGAGGCAACTGCCGCCCTGCTAAGAGCGGTGATGCCCAATCTGGGCACCTTGCTGGTGTACGTCGTGATCACGCGCCTGATCGCCGAAGCGGCCAGCAGCCCCAGCCTCAGGGCGCCCAATGTGGGGCAACTGCTGGGCTTCTTCTCCGCCTTTGGCACCTTCATCGGCGCTGCAGCCGGTTTCGCCGGACTGTTGATCGGCGCTCTCGACATGCCGGTGATCTATGAGCGGGCCAAGCCGATCCTGGAAACAGCCACCGAAACGGCCGAACGCAAAGACGAGGCGGCCCCACTCAACGGCCACATCCAGCTGGATCGCATCAGCTACCGCTATGCCCCCGAGCTCCCCCTGGTGCTTGACGGGGTCAGCCTTGAAGCGCGTGCAGGGGAGCAGGTGGCGATCGTCGGTCCCTCCGGATCCGGGAAGTCCACCTTGGTGCGCCTGCTGCTGGGCTTTGCCAGCCCAGAGGACGGCGCAATCCGCTTCGATGGTCAACCCCTGAACGGCCTGCGTCTGGACAGCGTGCGCCGCCAGATCGGCACGGTGCTGCAGACCAACAGCCTGTTCACAGGCACCTTGATGGAAGCGATAGCCGGAGGAGCCATGATCACAGAGCAGGAGGCCTGGCATGCAGCGGAACTGGCAGGCCTGGCCGATGAGATCCAGGCCATGCCCATGGGGCTTCAGACGATGGTTCCGGAGGGAGGTGGCACCTTGTCCGGCGGGCAGCGTCAACGGGTCGCGATCGCCCGAGCCCTGGTGCGCCGTCCCCGCATCCTGATCTTTGATGAAGCCACCAGTGCCCTCGACAACCGCACCCAAGCAATCGTCACCGAAAGCCTGCAATCCCTGGCCATCACCCGGATCGTGATCGCCCATCGCCTCAGCACCATCCGCCAAGCCGATCACATTGTGGTGCTCGACCACGGGCAGGTGCAGGAGCAGGGAACCTGCAAGACCCTGATGCAGAACCAGGGGCTGTTCTTCCGAATGATGGAACGGCAGATCACATGA